From the Tribolium castaneum strain GA2 chromosome 2, icTriCast1.1, whole genome shotgun sequence genome, one window contains:
- the LOC664159 gene encoding enolase produces the protein MKRTFSSAAKTLVKKIQARQIFDSRGNPTVEVDLVTDLGLFRAALPSGASTGVHEALELRDKDKANYHGKSVFKAIKNVALIAPEVIKSQLCVTQQCQIDEIMVNLDGTENKSKLGANAILGVSLAVAKAGAATKKVSLFKHLADLAGNKDIILPVPAFNVINGGSHAGNKLAMQEFMILPTGAKSFTEAMKMGSEVYHHLKNVIKAQFGLDATAVGDEGGFAPNIQNNEDALNLIIEAIKKAGYEGKIDIGMDIAASEFYKDGQYDLDFKNPKSDKSKWISGEKLLEMYKGFIKKFPVVSIEDPFDQDDWTSWSAITSSTDIQIVGDDLTVTNPKRIQTAVEKKACNCLLLKVNQIGSVTESIKAHLLAKSNGWGTMVSHRSGETEDTFIADLVVGLSTGQIKTGAPCRSERLAKYNQILRIEEELGTKAKYAGRNFKFPHK, from the exons ATGAAG cgAACATTCTCCTCAGCGGCTAAAACCCTAGTTAAGAAAATCCAAGCGCGCCAAATTTTTGACTCTCGTGGTAACCCAACTGTTGAAGTTGATTTAGTCACAGATTTGGGTCTTTTCCGAGCGGCTCTACCATCTGGTGCCAGCACTG GGGTTCACGAAGCTTTGGAGCTTCGAGACAAAGACAAAGCGAACTATCACGGAAAATCAGTCTTCAAAGCGATCAAAAACGTTGCTCTTATCGCCCCGGAAGTGATAAAATCACAATTATGTGTAACCCAACAGTGTCAAATAGATGAAATTATGGTAAACCTTGACGGAACTGAGAACAAGTCCAAGCTGGGAGCAAACGCAATCCTTGGGGTGTCATTAGCCGTGGCCAAAGCAGGCGCAGCGACTAAAAAAGTTTCCCTGTTCAAACATTTGGCCGATTTGGCGGGGAATAAAGACATAATCCTGCCTGTTCCGGCGTTTAATGTGATAAATGGGGGCTCTCATGCCGGGAACAAGCTGGCGATGCAGGAGTTTATGATTTTGCCGACGGGGGCGAAGTCGTTCACTGAGGCTATGAAGATGGGGAGCGAGGTCTACCACCACTTGAAGAACGTGATCAAGGCGCAGTTCGGGCTGGACGCCACTGCCGTGGGGGATGAGGGCGGCTTTGCCCCCAACATCCAGAACAACGAAGACGCGCTTAATTTGATCATCGAAGCGATTAAAAAAGCCGGTTATGAGGGAAAAATCGACATTGGCATGGATATAGCCGCCTCTGAGTTTTACAAAGACGGGCAGTACGATTTGGACTTCAAAAACCCCAAGTCAGACAAGAGCAAATGGATTTCGGGGGAAAAACTCCTCGAGATGTACAAAGGTTTCATCAAGAAATTCCCGGTGGTGTCCATTGAGGATCCCTTCGACCAAGACGACTGGACCTCCTGGTCGGCCATCACCTCCTCGACTGACATCCAGATCGTCGGGGATGACCTGACGGTGACCAACCCCAAGCGCATCCAAACTGCCGTTGAGAAGAAGGCGTGCAATTGCCTTTTGCTCAAAGTTAACCAAATCGGTTCGGTTACTGAGTCGATTAAAGCGCACCTTTTGGCCAAGTCCAACGGTTGGGGGACGATGGTCTCGCACAGGTCTGGCGAGACTGAAGATACCTTCATTGCCGATTTAGTTGTGGGACTTTCGACGGGGCAAATTAAAACAGGAGCCCCTTGCAGGTCAGAACGTTTGGCTAAGTATAACCAGATTTTGAGGATTGAAGAGGAACTAGGAACTAAAGCGAAATACGCAGGGCGGAACTTCAAATTCCCGcacaaataa
- the LOC664168 gene encoding enolase translates to MPIKSVAARQIFDSRGNPTVEVDLITDLGLFRAAVPSGASTGVHEALELRDNDKKKYHGKSVQKAIDNINIIIGPELVKSHLEVTQQTEIDELMIKLDGTENKSKLGANAILGVSLAVAKAGAAKRGLPLYKHIADLCGNKNIILPVPAFNVINGGSHAGNKLAIQEFMILPTGATSFNEAMKMGSEVYHHLKEIIKKKHGMNATAVGDEGGFSPNLKKAEDALKLIVQAINKAGYKGRIEIGMDIAASEFFKKGKYDLDFKNKKSNKAKWLTGDKLLKLYKGYVKKFPIVSIEDPFDQDDWKFWHSITSSMDRQIVGDDLTVTNPKRIETAVEKQACNCLLLKVNQIGSVTEALRAHQLAKANGWGTMVSHRSGETEDTFIADLVVGLSTGQIKTGAPCRSERLAKYNQILRIEEELGENAKYAGSSFHKPL, encoded by the exons ATGCCCATAAAGAGCGTCGCAGCCCGCCAGATATTCGATTCTCGGGGAAACCCAACAGTGGAAGTAGACTTGATCACTGACTTGGGTTTGTTCCGAGCAGCTGTACCGTCCGGAGCCAGCACTG GTGTGCACGAAGCTCTCGAATTGCGAGACAACGACAAAAAGAAATACCATGGAAAATCAGTGCAAAAAGCCATCgataacattaacattatcATCGGTCCAGAACTGGTGAAATCACACTTGGAGGTAACGCAACAGACGGAAATCGACGAACTGATGATTAAACTTGACGGAACTGAAAACAAGTCAAAATTGGGGGCTAATGCCATTCTCGGAGTGTCTCTGGCTGTGGCGAAAGCTGGTGCAGCGAAAAGGGGGCTCCCTTTGTACAAACACATTGCCGATTTATGTgggaataaaaatattattctcCCGGTTCCGGCCTTTAACGTGATAAATGGGGGCTCCCATGCTGGGAACAAACTTGCGATTCAAGAATTTATGATTCTGCCAACGGGGGCAACGTCTTTCAACGAAGCCATGAAGATGGGGTCGGAGGTCTATCACCACTTGAAGGAAATCATCAAGAAGAAGCACGGGATGAACGCTACTGCTGTTGGAGACGAGGGTGGTTTCTCCCCTAATCTTAAAAAAGCCGAGGACGCACTTAAACTAATAGTGCAAGCTATCAACAAAGCGGGTTACAAAGGACGGATCGAAATCGGTATGGACATTGCAGCCTCCGAGTTCTTCAAAAAAGGGAAATACGACTTGGACTTTAAGAACAAGAAATCAAACAAGGCCAAGTGGCTGACTGGTGACAAACTTCTCAAACTGTACAAAGGCTACGTGAAGAAATTCCCGATAGTGTCGATCGAGGACCCGTTCGACCAAGACGACTGGAAGTTTTGGCATTCGATCACTTCCTCCATGGACCGCCAAATCGTCGGTGATGATCTCACAGTGACCAACCCTAAACGAATTGAGACAGCGGTTGAGAAACAAGCCTGCAATTGTCTCCTCCTTAAGGTTAACCAAATCGGTTCGGTCACTGAAGCTCTAAGGGCCCATCAGTTGGCCAAAGCCAACGGTTGGGGGACTATGGTTTCGCACAGGTCTGGCGAGACTGAAGATACCTTCATTGCCGACTTAGTTGTGGGGCTTTCGACGGGGCAAATTAAGACAGGGGCCCCGTGTAGGTCGGAACGGTTGGCCAAGTATAACCAGATTTTGAGGATTGAGGAGGAGTTGGGGGAAAATGCCAAGTATGCAGGGAGTTCGTTTCACAAGCCGTTGTAA